Proteins encoded together in one Planctomyces sp. SH-PL14 window:
- a CDS encoding class I SAM-dependent methyltransferase, protein MATNQWNTALYDTRHAFVTKYGEDLVGLLAPQSGERILDVGCGTGHLTSQIANVGAVVTGIDSSAEMIDAARAAYPSLPWLQVDISADRLPAELAPGSFEAIFSNAVLHWVNRAEEAVRNMAALLKPGGRFVVEFGGKDNIRRVLTGLLDAMAAVTGQRPVHDWYYPSIGEYAPLLERHGIEVQAAWLFDRPTKLEGEEGLRNWYRMFRRGWIESLSPEQADAVFASAEARLHGELHRDGAWWADYRRIRIVGVKAMA, encoded by the coding sequence TTGGCGACGAACCAGTGGAACACCGCTCTCTATGACACCCGCCATGCATTCGTCACGAAGTACGGGGAAGACCTCGTCGGGCTTCTGGCGCCGCAGTCCGGTGAACGGATTCTCGATGTCGGCTGCGGCACCGGGCACCTGACGTCGCAGATCGCCAACGTCGGCGCGGTCGTGACCGGAATCGACAGCTCGGCGGAGATGATCGATGCGGCGCGGGCCGCCTACCCATCGCTTCCGTGGCTGCAGGTCGATATCTCGGCCGATCGCCTGCCGGCGGAACTGGCTCCGGGGAGCTTTGAAGCGATTTTCTCGAACGCGGTGCTGCACTGGGTGAACCGGGCCGAGGAGGCCGTCCGGAATATGGCGGCGCTCCTGAAGCCGGGCGGACGGTTCGTGGTCGAGTTCGGCGGGAAGGACAACATCCGCCGCGTCCTGACCGGGCTGCTCGACGCGATGGCTGCGGTCACCGGACAGCGGCCGGTCCACGACTGGTACTACCCATCGATCGGGGAATACGCGCCCCTGCTCGAACGGCACGGCATCGAGGTCCAGGCAGCGTGGCTCTTCGACCGCCCGACGAAGCTCGAAGGGGAGGAAGGGCTCCGGAACTGGTACCGGATGTTCCGCCGCGGGTGGATCGAATCGCTGTCGCCCGAGCAGGCCGATGCGGTGTTCGCATCGGCGGAGGCGCGACTCCACGGGGAACTCCATCGGGACGGCGCGTGGTGGGCGGACTACCGTCGGATCCGGATCGTGGGCGTGAAGGCGATGGCGTGA
- a CDS encoding ExbD/TolR family protein, translated as MRVPQVHRKNTDDNSMVPMIDVTFNLLVFFVVAGAGVSAEKLLSANLPAEGAIQTEVVVPQSEPWLVRVFLKLSLAPGSGEFTVDMNGTSYTDIELLKEQLKTLAEVDAKNPIVLDVAREVPVGRMVEIYDTCKAAGFTSISFAAKDVPATQ; from the coding sequence ATGAGAGTCCCCCAGGTTCACCGGAAGAACACCGATGATAACTCGATGGTCCCGATGATCGACGTGACGTTCAACCTTCTCGTCTTCTTCGTCGTCGCGGGAGCGGGAGTCAGCGCGGAGAAACTCCTCTCGGCCAATCTTCCCGCGGAAGGGGCGATCCAGACCGAGGTCGTCGTCCCGCAGAGCGAACCGTGGCTCGTCCGCGTGTTCCTCAAGCTCTCGCTCGCCCCGGGATCCGGCGAGTTCACCGTCGACATGAACGGCACTTCCTACACTGACATCGAACTCCTCAAGGAGCAGCTCAAGACGCTGGCGGAAGTCGACGCCAAGAACCCGATCGTCCTCGACGTTGCGCGGGAAGTCCCCGTCGGCAGGATGGTCGAGATCTACGACACCTGTAAAGCGGCCGGTTTCACGTCGATCAGCTTCGCCGCCAAGGACGTTCCGGCGACACAGTGA
- a CDS encoding DUF1501 domain-containing protein → MPSNFCGRTRREFLWESGAGFAGTALAGMLGNEFFARQAVAADGKTPFVNPLAPKAPHHTPHAEACIFLYMYGGPSHVDTFDYKPSMTGRDNQTIQVKTFGRGGHKNEGRIVEPRWKFNQYGECGKYVSDLFPHLAQKVDDIAFLHSMTADSPIHGSAMLMMNSGKVLSGSPCIGSWLNYGLGTVNENLPGFVVMLDPRGGPISGPKNWSSGYMPASYQATVMRSQGSPILDLAPPQELGTSAQRKLLDTLRAYNEEHEVVRSDNSNLAARIASYELAFKMQANAPEAVDLSQETEATQKLYGLDDPKCSTFARQCLLARRLVERGVRFIQLYSGGAHNDDNWDAHSDMEKNHNLHAGETDKPIAGLLEDLKQRSLLSKTLIVWGGEFGRQPTAEYAKGTGRDHNSYGFTMWMAGGGIKGGVSVGSTDELGAAAVEDRFHVKQMHATVLDRMGLDPNRLSYFYGGLNQKLVGVEEVEPIRKVLA, encoded by the coding sequence ATGCCCTCGAACTTCTGTGGTCGCACGCGTCGGGAATTCCTGTGGGAGTCGGGAGCCGGGTTTGCCGGGACGGCGCTTGCCGGGATGCTGGGGAATGAGTTCTTCGCGCGGCAGGCGGTGGCCGCCGATGGGAAGACGCCGTTCGTCAATCCCCTGGCCCCCAAGGCGCCGCATCACACACCGCATGCGGAAGCCTGCATCTTCCTCTACATGTACGGCGGGCCGAGCCATGTCGATACGTTCGACTACAAGCCGTCCATGACCGGTCGCGACAACCAGACGATCCAGGTCAAGACGTTCGGCCGCGGCGGGCATAAGAACGAGGGGCGGATCGTCGAGCCTCGCTGGAAGTTCAACCAGTACGGCGAGTGCGGCAAGTACGTCAGTGATCTCTTCCCGCACCTGGCGCAGAAGGTTGACGACATCGCCTTCCTGCACTCGATGACCGCCGACTCGCCGATCCACGGCTCGGCGATGCTGATGATGAACAGCGGCAAGGTCCTGAGTGGGAGCCCGTGCATCGGGTCTTGGCTCAACTACGGCCTGGGGACCGTCAACGAGAACCTGCCCGGGTTTGTTGTCATGCTCGACCCCCGCGGCGGGCCGATCTCGGGGCCGAAGAACTGGAGCAGCGGATACATGCCCGCTTCCTACCAGGCGACGGTGATGCGCTCGCAGGGGAGCCCGATCCTCGACCTCGCTCCGCCGCAGGAGCTCGGGACGTCGGCCCAGCGGAAGCTGCTTGATACGCTCCGCGCCTACAACGAGGAGCACGAAGTAGTGCGGTCGGACAATTCCAACCTCGCCGCCCGGATCGCCAGCTACGAACTGGCCTTCAAGATGCAGGCCAATGCTCCCGAGGCGGTCGACCTGTCGCAGGAGACGGAGGCGACGCAGAAGCTGTATGGACTTGACGATCCGAAGTGCTCCACGTTCGCCCGGCAGTGCCTTCTGGCTCGCCGGCTTGTCGAGCGGGGCGTGCGGTTCATTCAGCTCTACTCCGGCGGAGCCCACAACGACGACAATTGGGACGCCCACTCCGACATGGAGAAGAACCACAACCTGCACGCCGGCGAGACTGATAAGCCGATCGCCGGGCTTCTGGAAGACCTCAAGCAGCGGAGCCTGCTCTCCAAGACGCTGATCGTCTGGGGAGGAGAGTTCGGACGGCAGCCGACCGCGGAGTATGCCAAGGGGACCGGCCGCGACCACAACTCGTACGGCTTCACGATGTGGATGGCCGGCGGCGGGATCAAGGGGGGCGTCAGCGTCGGGTCGACGGATGAACTGGGGGCCGCGGCCGTGGAAGACCGCTTCCACGTGAAACAGATGCACGCCACCGTCCTTGACCGGATGGGGCTCGACCCGAACCGGCTGAGCTACTTCTACGGCGGGCTCAATCAGAAGCTCGTCGGCGTCGAAGAGGTCGAGCCGATCCGCAAGGTGCTGGCGTAG
- a CDS encoding type II toxin-antitoxin system RelE/ParE family toxin — protein sequence MKPARLLSEAERDIRRAVNRYEERRRGLGERFLDELTRTFEQIAENPLIGIRDGGLLQFKRVRKFPYLVVFAEVENEIVFLAVHHHARDNAYWYDRLLTDFGSGDIVPQ from the coding sequence ATGAAACCCGCCCGGTTGCTGAGTGAAGCGGAACGCGACATCCGACGCGCGGTGAACCGTTACGAGGAGAGACGCCGTGGCTTGGGAGAGCGATTCCTTGACGAATTGACCCGGACCTTCGAACAGATCGCGGAGAATCCCCTGATCGGCATCCGCGACGGCGGGCTTCTCCAGTTCAAACGAGTCCGAAAGTTCCCCTACCTCGTTGTGTTTGCGGAAGTTGAAAACGAGATCGTGTTTCTGGCCGTGCACCACCACGCACGAGACAACGCCTACTGGTACGATCGCCTCCTGACCGATTTCGGCAGTGGCGATATCGTTCCTCAGTGA
- a CDS encoding addiction module protein encodes MAAAALPPDVERLVDQIRELPAPLREAIWLRIEETLPLELPVSEQAEFERRLKSIADGTAVLLPWRETLQAIRQDLHETRPVAE; translated from the coding sequence ATGGCGGCCGCAGCCCTTCCCCCCGATGTCGAACGCCTTGTTGACCAGATTCGCGAGCTTCCCGCCCCGCTGCGGGAGGCGATCTGGCTGCGGATCGAGGAAACACTTCCGCTCGAACTGCCCGTTTCCGAACAGGCCGAGTTCGAACGGAGGTTGAAGAGCATCGCTGACGGGACGGCCGTTCTGCTTCCGTGGAGAGAGACCCTTCAGGCGATCCGGCAGGACCTCCATGAAACCCGCCCGGTTGCTGAGTGA
- a CDS encoding PSD1 and planctomycete cytochrome C domain-containing protein has translation MTVLRLLPVALMLKRLVAAFSIGWTALSATALPADDKTFPAEQLDFYKKDVLPILEEHCYKCHGPGKAKGGLTLAGRNAILKGGESGPGVDLENVGESVLLQAVNYEGFEMPPAGKLPAPQLATLRKWVEIGLPMPAGDAPAVAETHGPPKVTEETKNFWSFRKVVRPDVPTPKDAGWVANPIDAFILDKLRQNQLEPNPPAPPQQLLRRVHYDLVGLPPQPDLVDSYSKAPSEGAYNDLVENLLTSPHHGEHYGRYWLDLVRYAETNSFERDNPKPFVWRYRDYVIQAFNQNKPYDQFVREQLAGDELDAVTRDSMIATAYYRLGLWDDEPADPLLAFYDGIDDIVGTTGQAFLGLTLNCARCHDHKLDPVPQADYYRFAAFFRNIRHYGKRSDESVMEASVMSIASPDEDVLDAEQKQRWEQTVAALRKHLDRTEDQIRPHLVGGEKDDFTRDSERLRVIQKHIGAEISQDDFNDYARVRREWRELRNRPPRSASQALVIKENGSQAPETTILIRGNAHADGDVVEPAFPAVLSPPAPNIAPPESGASTGRRRALAEWIVSRDNPLTARVMVNRIWQWHFGRGLVPSTNNFGLQGDPASHPELLDWLAAEFMESGWDLRHLHRLILASNTYKMSSQGNAAALAKDPQNLLMWRFDMRRLRAEEIRDSILAVNNTLNLDKMFGPSIYPVIEKEVLAGQSMPGAGWNQSTDEDRRRRSIYIHLKRSLTVPLLANFDVADTDFTCPVRFATTQPTQALSMLNSVFLQEESQKLASYLKESAGKDRSAQVRLALRRAFQREPAEAEVERGVKLIESLETEFGQAPDAALRYFCLTVLNLNEFVYLD, from the coding sequence TTGACCGTCCTCCGACTCCTTCCCGTCGCGCTCATGCTCAAACGCCTCGTCGCAGCGTTTTCCATCGGCTGGACCGCTCTCTCCGCAACCGCCCTCCCGGCGGACGACAAGACCTTCCCCGCGGAGCAACTGGACTTCTACAAGAAGGACGTCCTCCCGATCCTGGAAGAGCACTGCTACAAGTGCCACGGGCCGGGCAAGGCCAAGGGGGGCCTGACGCTCGCCGGCCGCAACGCCATCCTCAAGGGAGGCGAAAGCGGCCCCGGTGTCGACCTCGAGAACGTCGGCGAGAGCGTCCTGCTCCAGGCGGTGAACTACGAGGGCTTCGAGATGCCCCCCGCGGGCAAGCTCCCTGCGCCGCAGCTCGCCACCCTCCGCAAATGGGTCGAGATCGGCCTCCCGATGCCCGCCGGCGATGCCCCCGCGGTCGCCGAGACGCACGGGCCCCCGAAAGTGACGGAGGAGACGAAGAACTTCTGGTCGTTCCGCAAGGTCGTCCGCCCCGATGTGCCGACGCCGAAGGATGCCGGCTGGGTCGCCAACCCGATCGACGCCTTCATCCTCGACAAGCTACGGCAGAACCAGCTCGAACCGAACCCGCCCGCGCCGCCGCAGCAACTCCTGCGGCGCGTCCACTACGACCTCGTCGGCCTTCCCCCGCAGCCCGACCTCGTCGACTCCTATTCGAAAGCTCCGTCCGAAGGGGCCTACAACGACCTCGTTGAGAACCTCCTGACCTCGCCGCACCATGGTGAGCACTACGGGCGGTACTGGCTCGACCTCGTCCGGTATGCGGAGACCAACAGCTTCGAGCGGGACAATCCCAAGCCGTTCGTCTGGCGGTACCGCGACTACGTCATCCAGGCGTTCAACCAGAACAAGCCGTATGACCAGTTCGTCCGCGAGCAGCTCGCGGGGGATGAGCTCGATGCCGTCACCCGGGACTCGATGATCGCCACCGCGTACTACCGGCTCGGGCTGTGGGACGATGAGCCCGCCGACCCGCTCCTGGCGTTCTACGACGGCATCGATGACATCGTGGGTACGACAGGACAGGCGTTCCTGGGACTGACGCTGAACTGCGCCCGCTGTCACGACCACAAGCTCGACCCGGTTCCGCAGGCGGACTACTACCGCTTTGCCGCCTTCTTCCGAAACATCCGGCACTACGGCAAACGGTCGGATGAGTCGGTCATGGAAGCGTCGGTGATGAGCATCGCCTCGCCGGACGAAGATGTCCTCGATGCGGAGCAGAAACAGCGCTGGGAACAGACGGTCGCCGCCCTTCGGAAGCATCTCGACCGGACGGAAGATCAGATCCGCCCGCATCTCGTGGGCGGTGAGAAGGATGACTTCACGCGGGACAGCGAGCGGCTGCGTGTGATCCAGAAGCACATCGGTGCCGAAATCTCGCAGGACGACTTCAACGACTACGCCCGGGTTCGCCGGGAGTGGCGCGAGCTCCGCAACCGGCCGCCGCGGAGCGCCAGCCAGGCGCTCGTCATCAAGGAGAACGGCAGCCAGGCCCCCGAGACGACGATCCTGATCCGCGGCAACGCGCACGCCGATGGGGATGTCGTGGAGCCGGCGTTCCCGGCCGTCCTCTCTCCGCCGGCGCCGAACATCGCTCCGCCCGAGAGCGGCGCCAGCACCGGGCGGCGGCGGGCCCTCGCCGAGTGGATCGTCAGCCGGGACAACCCGCTCACGGCCCGCGTGATGGTCAACCGGATCTGGCAGTGGCACTTCGGCCGCGGTCTCGTCCCTTCGACGAACAACTTCGGTCTGCAGGGGGATCCGGCCAGCCATCCGGAACTCCTCGACTGGCTCGCCGCCGAGTTCATGGAGAGCGGCTGGGACCTCCGCCACCTCCACCGGCTGATCCTGGCGTCGAACACGTACAAGATGTCGTCGCAGGGGAACGCGGCGGCGCTCGCCAAGGATCCGCAGAACCTCCTGATGTGGCGGTTCGACATGCGGCGGCTGCGGGCCGAGGAGATCCGGGACTCGATCCTCGCGGTCAACAACACGCTCAACCTCGACAAGATGTTCGGCCCGAGCATCTACCCGGTGATCGAGAAGGAAGTCCTCGCCGGGCAGTCGATGCCGGGGGCCGGATGGAATCAGTCGACCGACGAGGACCGCCGCCGCCGGAGCATCTACATCCACCTCAAGCGGTCGCTGACCGTTCCGCTGCTCGCCAACTTCGACGTGGCCGATACGGACTTCACCTGCCCCGTCCGGTTCGCCACGACGCAGCCGACGCAGGCGCTCAGCATGCTCAACAGCGTGTTCCTGCAGGAGGAGTCGCAGAAGCTTGCCAGCTATCTCAAGGAGTCGGCCGGCAAGGATCGGTCGGCACAGGTCCGCCTGGCACTCCGCAGAGCGTTCCAGCGCGAGCCGGCGGAGGCGGAGGTCGAGCGGGGCGTGAAGCTGATCGAATCGCTCGAAACGGAGTTCGGGCAGGCTCCGGATGCCGCGCTGCGGTATTTCTGCCTGACCGTCCTGAACCTGAATGAGTTTGTGTATCTGGACTGA
- a CDS encoding Gfo/Idh/MocA family protein: protein MNLEQYLNREGNRRQFLSRSAAGAAAGIVGLEAVHASSDSVKTPIRVGIIGVRAWGKDLLSEVLQQPGVEVAALCDVDSSVLYGVRSEFGERFSRLPKTASDYRRLLDDPGIDALFVATPDHWHGQITTEACAAGKDVYVEAPIGQTIDEVRRVSAAAAESGRVVQVGLQQRSGAHFQSAIAAIQSGVIGRVRMARAWVVHRRKPIGLKEEAVAPKGVDYAAWLGPAESRPFHPNRFHQNWQWYWDYGGGELSRWGVHFLDVAAWGLGVQMPNRVMATGGILELEDDRETPDTLTVHYEYPGAMIQWEHRQWSSHGIEGRTAGTAFYGSDGTLVVDRGGWKVYDRKDSLTADATELLGPHIRNFLDCVRTRATPVAPLSVGATASTLAHLGNVAYRRGESLTARDFA, encoded by the coding sequence ATGAACCTCGAACAGTATCTGAATCGGGAAGGAAATCGGCGGCAGTTCCTGTCACGCAGCGCGGCCGGCGCGGCGGCCGGGATCGTCGGGCTGGAGGCGGTGCATGCCTCGTCTGACAGCGTCAAGACTCCGATCCGCGTCGGCATCATCGGCGTGCGGGCTTGGGGGAAGGATCTTCTCAGCGAAGTCCTTCAGCAGCCGGGTGTTGAAGTGGCAGCGTTGTGCGACGTCGACTCGTCGGTCCTGTACGGGGTCCGGTCGGAGTTCGGCGAGCGGTTCTCGCGGTTGCCGAAGACCGCTTCGGACTATCGGCGGCTCCTCGATGATCCGGGGATCGATGCCCTCTTTGTGGCGACGCCGGACCACTGGCACGGTCAGATCACGACCGAGGCGTGTGCGGCGGGGAAGGACGTTTACGTTGAAGCTCCGATCGGTCAGACGATCGACGAGGTCCGCCGCGTTTCCGCAGCAGCGGCCGAGTCTGGCCGCGTTGTTCAGGTTGGACTGCAACAGCGGAGTGGAGCGCATTTTCAGTCGGCGATTGCGGCGATCCAGAGCGGCGTCATCGGCCGGGTGCGGATGGCGCGGGCCTGGGTGGTTCACCGTCGCAAGCCGATCGGGTTGAAGGAAGAGGCGGTCGCTCCGAAGGGAGTCGACTATGCCGCGTGGCTGGGGCCTGCGGAGTCACGGCCGTTTCATCCGAATCGGTTCCATCAGAACTGGCAGTGGTACTGGGACTACGGTGGCGGGGAGCTGAGCCGGTGGGGCGTTCACTTCCTCGACGTGGCGGCCTGGGGACTGGGCGTGCAGATGCCGAACCGCGTGATGGCGACGGGGGGGATTCTGGAGCTGGAAGATGACCGCGAGACTCCGGACACGCTGACCGTTCACTATGAGTACCCGGGGGCGATGATTCAGTGGGAGCATCGGCAGTGGTCCTCGCATGGGATCGAGGGGCGGACGGCCGGGACTGCGTTCTATGGCTCGGACGGGACGCTGGTGGTCGACCGTGGTGGCTGGAAGGTTTATGACCGGAAGGACAGTTTGACGGCGGACGCGACGGAGTTGCTTGGACCGCACATCCGCAACTTCCTGGATTGTGTGCGGACGCGAGCGACGCCGGTGGCACCGTTGTCGGTGGGAGCGACGGCGTCGACGCTGGCGCATCTGGGGAATGTCGCTTATCGCCGTGGTGAGTCGCTGACAGCTCGCGACTTTGCCTGA
- a CDS encoding phosphatidate cytidylyltransferase, whose product MVFDQELTWLIGGVVGLLMLATALGAVIARRASSDGGRATAANLNARLRAWWGMTAIFALAVGTGGTGTILMFALTSFLALREFISLTPTRLGDHRPLAWAFFLIMPLQFLLVAVHWYGFFLIFIPVYVFLVLPIRAAAAGETDQFLERIARLQWALMICVYCVSHAPGILTFLKIPGYEGQNAKLLFYFVLICELSDVLQYCFGKLFGRYAVCPTVSPNKTWEGLIGGVGATVLIGAGLWWATPFTPLQSAGMSLAIAGMGFGGGLVMSAIKRDYGVKDWGRAIEGHGGILDRIDSLCFAAPVFLHLTRYYFSVV is encoded by the coding sequence ATGGTCTTTGACCAGGAACTGACGTGGCTCATCGGAGGCGTCGTGGGGCTGTTGATGCTCGCGACCGCCCTCGGAGCGGTGATTGCCCGCCGGGCGTCGAGTGACGGCGGACGGGCGACGGCGGCGAACCTCAATGCCCGCTTGCGGGCCTGGTGGGGGATGACCGCGATCTTTGCCCTGGCGGTCGGGACCGGTGGGACGGGGACGATTCTGATGTTCGCGCTGACGTCGTTTCTGGCGCTCCGCGAGTTCATTTCGCTCACGCCGACGCGGCTCGGCGACCATCGGCCTCTTGCCTGGGCCTTCTTCCTGATCATGCCGCTCCAGTTCCTGCTGGTGGCGGTTCACTGGTACGGGTTCTTTCTGATCTTCATTCCGGTCTATGTCTTCCTTGTCCTGCCGATCCGAGCTGCCGCGGCGGGGGAGACGGACCAGTTCCTGGAGCGGATCGCGCGGCTGCAGTGGGCACTCATGATCTGTGTGTATTGCGTCAGCCATGCCCCGGGGATCCTGACGTTCCTCAAGATTCCAGGTTACGAGGGGCAGAACGCGAAGCTGCTGTTTTACTTCGTCCTGATCTGCGAGCTGAGCGACGTGCTGCAGTACTGCTTCGGCAAGCTGTTCGGGCGGTATGCCGTCTGTCCGACGGTCAGTCCCAACAAGACCTGGGAGGGGCTGATCGGCGGCGTGGGGGCGACGGTGCTGATCGGGGCCGGTCTGTGGTGGGCGACGCCGTTCACGCCGCTGCAGTCGGCGGGGATGTCCCTGGCGATTGCCGGCATGGGTTTCGGCGGAGGGCTTGTGATGTCCGCCATCAAGCGGGATTACGGCGTGAAGGACTGGGGGCGGGCGATCGAGGGGCATGGCGGCATCCTCGACCGGATCGACTCCCTGTGCTTTGCGGCGCCTGTCTTCCTGCACCTGACGCGGTACTACTTCAGCGTGGTTTGA
- a CDS encoding lysophospholipid acyltransferase family protein, translated as MIPETVAGLLRLVTGAHGRWIGCEPHSRPRIYFANHTSHLDGPALWATLPASLRALTRPVAARDYWTQSRLRRWLAEQVFNSILVERHRPTPRCNPMEPMLEVLDAGQSLILFPEGGRGAGPDPAAFQCGLYHLAKKRPEVELVPTLLDNMNRILPKGEVVPVPLISSVTFGPPVRLEAGEARDPFLARTREAVIALRTLRRS; from the coding sequence ATGATCCCCGAAACGGTGGCCGGACTGCTCCGGCTGGTGACGGGGGCTCACGGACGGTGGATCGGGTGTGAGCCGCACTCGCGCCCGCGAATCTACTTTGCCAACCACACGAGCCACCTCGATGGGCCGGCGCTGTGGGCGACTCTGCCCGCTTCGCTCCGAGCGCTCACGCGGCCCGTTGCGGCGCGGGACTACTGGACGCAGTCGCGGCTGCGGCGGTGGCTCGCCGAGCAGGTGTTCAATTCCATCCTGGTCGAGCGTCACCGGCCGACACCGCGGTGCAATCCGATGGAGCCGATGCTTGAAGTGCTCGACGCCGGCCAGTCGCTGATTCTGTTTCCCGAAGGGGGACGTGGAGCCGGTCCCGATCCCGCCGCTTTTCAGTGCGGGCTCTATCACCTGGCGAAGAAGCGGCCGGAGGTCGAACTCGTGCCGACGCTCCTCGACAACATGAACCGGATCCTCCCGAAGGGGGAGGTCGTTCCCGTGCCGCTGATTTCCAGCGTGACATTCGGGCCACCGGTCCGCCTCGAAGCGGGAGAGGCTCGTGACCCGTTCCTGGCCCGCACGCGGGAGGCGGTCATTGCCCTGCGGACGCTTCGCCGGAGCTGA
- a CDS encoding CDP-alcohol phosphatidyltransferase family protein, with the protein MFSSSVRPKLCRDAFLYMTSGERARSGEGGKDMASITRRPLRSRETQWAHWASRQLVAAGSTPNRISLASIAFAAVAAAAFLIAGRATSSAIAAAGYLVAVVGVQGRLLCNLFDGMVAIEGGRKTRSGEIFNELPDRIADSLIFVGAGFSSGSGGWLPHLGWGAAVIALIVAYVRTLGAATGAGQCFLGPMAKPQRMAALTAGCLLAAASVPWNWNDQVIAVALGLVIAGGIVTLARRVRFVTRTLEAS; encoded by the coding sequence ATGTTTTCCTCGTCCGTCCGCCCGAAGCTCTGTCGGGACGCATTTCTCTACATGACTTCGGGGGAGCGTGCCCGCTCGGGAGAGGGTGGGAAGGACATGGCCAGCATCACGAGACGGCCTCTTCGCAGCCGGGAAACACAGTGGGCTCATTGGGCTTCAAGGCAGCTCGTTGCCGCGGGGTCCACGCCCAATAGAATCTCCCTGGCGAGTATCGCGTTCGCCGCCGTCGCGGCCGCGGCGTTTCTGATTGCCGGGCGGGCGACGTCGAGCGCGATTGCCGCGGCGGGTTATCTGGTTGCCGTCGTCGGAGTTCAGGGGCGGCTTCTCTGCAACCTGTTCGATGGGATGGTTGCGATCGAGGGCGGACGGAAGACCCGGTCCGGAGAGATCTTCAATGAGCTTCCCGACCGCATCGCCGACAGCCTGATTTTTGTCGGGGCGGGATTTTCTTCGGGTAGCGGCGGCTGGCTTCCCCACCTGGGATGGGGCGCGGCGGTCATTGCCTTGATTGTCGCCTACGTCCGGACCCTGGGAGCTGCGACGGGAGCCGGGCAGTGTTTTCTCGGGCCCATGGCCAAGCCGCAGCGAATGGCCGCGCTGACCGCCGGTTGTCTCCTGGCCGCCGCGAGTGTTCCCTGGAACTGGAATGATCAGGTCATCGCGGTCGCGCTGGGACTGGTGATCGCCGGCGGAATCGTGACCCTCGCCCGCCGCGTGCGGTTCGTGACCCGCACCCTGGAGGCGTCATGA
- a CDS encoding alpha/beta hydrolase, with the protein MVGAQICSGVLAVLAAFWAVDVRADGPGLFKSPSLSSSSSRKGTKAPPRKPSLDERFLFQPAKYPAGPWDQKPACCEEVSFEAPDGASLNAWMVRADEPAAVVLYCHGNSGNLSLYGRWMERVREKHRLTLMVFDYRGYGKSEGEATVDGVLADAAAARAKLATLAGCPEEKLLLWGRSLGGAVAIQLAADKPPAGLILESTFSSFREVADLHQPALSWLVPRDRLNSVEAIGGVKCPLLQTHGTADRLIPLAMGEKLHEAAGSSTKRLLLKEGGDHNNGTPETFPAELDAFCAALSAGPRSLQGAAGKRGAVAP; encoded by the coding sequence ATGGTCGGAGCTCAGATCTGTAGCGGCGTGCTGGCGGTCCTGGCGGCTTTCTGGGCCGTGGACGTTCGGGCGGACGGGCCGGGACTGTTCAAATCGCCGAGCCTGAGCTCCTCCTCATCCCGGAAGGGAACGAAAGCTCCACCGCGGAAGCCGTCGCTCGATGAACGGTTCCTGTTCCAGCCGGCGAAGTATCCGGCTGGTCCATGGGATCAGAAGCCGGCCTGTTGTGAGGAAGTCTCCTTCGAAGCGCCGGATGGGGCGTCCCTGAACGCCTGGATGGTGCGGGCCGACGAACCGGCGGCCGTCGTGCTCTACTGTCACGGAAACTCTGGCAACCTCTCGCTTTACGGCCGGTGGATGGAGCGGGTGCGGGAGAAGCACCGCCTGACGCTGATGGTCTTCGACTACCGCGGCTATGGGAAAAGCGAGGGGGAGGCGACAGTGGACGGGGTCCTGGCCGATGCCGCGGCGGCCCGGGCCAAACTGGCGACGCTGGCGGGCTGCCCGGAAGAAAAACTGCTGCTGTGGGGCCGTTCTTTGGGGGGCGCCGTGGCGATTCAGCTTGCGGCGGACAAGCCGCCGGCGGGACTGATCCTGGAGTCGACGTTTTCCTCGTTCCGCGAAGTGGCCGATCTGCACCAGCCGGCCCTGTCGTGGCTCGTTCCTCGGGACCGGCTCAATTCCGTGGAGGCGATCGGCGGGGTGAAATGTCCCCTCCTGCAGACCCACGGAACGGCGGACCGGCTCATCCCGCTCGCGATGGGGGAGAAGCTCCACGAAGCGGCGGGATCCTCAACGAAGCGGCTGCTGCTCAAAGAGGGGGGCGATCACAACAACGGCACCCCCGAAACCTTCCCGGCGGAGCTGGATGCCTTCTGTGCGGCGCTGAGTGCGGGGCCCCGTTCTCTCCAGGGGGCGGCCGGGAAGCGTGGGGCTGTTGCGCCGTAA